The Paracoccus albus region CGTCATATCGAGATTCAGGTCTTCGGCGACGGCAAGGGCAATGCGGTTTATCTGGGCGAGCGTGACTGTTCGCTGCAGCGGCGTCACCAGAAGGTGCTGGAAGAGGCGCCCGGCCCTTCGATCTCTGCCGAAGAGCGGGAGAGGATCGGCACGATCTGCGCGGATGCGATGAAGAAGCTGGGATATATCGGCGCGGGCACCATCGAGTTCCTCTATGAAGACGGTGAGTTCTATTTCATCGAGATGAACACACGCCTTCAGGTCGAGCATCCGGTAACAGAGGCGATTTACGGCGTTGACCTGGTCCGGGAACAGATCCGCGTCGCGGCAGGTGAACCGATGGAGCTGGTGCAGGACGATCTGGCCATCAACGGCCATTCGATCGAGGTTCGCATCAACGCCGAGAAGCTGCCGAATTTCAGCCCCTCGCCCGGCAAGATCACCCAGTTTCACGCGCCGGGCGGTCTGGGTGTGCGGATGGATAGTGCGATCTATGACGGCTATGTCATACCGCCCTATTACGACAGCCTGATCGGTAAGCTGATCGTGCATGGCCGCGACCGGCCAGAGGCGCTTGCGCGCCTGAACCGGGCGCTGTCGGAATTGATCATTGACGGTGTCGACAACACGACCCCGCTGTTCCACGCACTTTTGCAAGAGCCTGATATCCAGACCGGCAATTACTCGATCCACTGGCTGGAACGCTGGCTGAGCGAGAACGCGCCAGCTTGATCACGCCAAGCGACATGCTGTGGGGATATGCAAATGGCATCTTCCCCATGGCATCCTCGGCAGACGACCCTGCACTTCATTGGTGCGAACCGTCAGAGCGGGGCATATTGCCGATCGGGGGTGTGCATATCTCACGCTCCATGCGACGGCATCTGCGGCAGAGCGGGTGGCGGGCGAAGCTGAACGGCGAATTTTCTGCCGTGGTCAGCGCCTGCGCCAATCGCGACGAAACATGGATCAATGGCGAGTTGTTCAGACTTTACGGGGCACTGCACGATATGGGTCGTGCGCATTCCCTTGAAGTCCGGCTCGGTCGGGAACTTGTCGGTGGGGTTTTCGGCCTGACCATCGGCGGGGCATTTTTCGGCGAAAGCATGTTTTCCGCGCAGAAGAACGGCTCCAAGGCTGCGCTGATCTGGTTGTCAGCACATCTGGAGGCCTGCGGCTTTACCCTGTTCGACACCCAATACCCTACGCCGCACCTTACCAGCATGGGCGGCAAGGTCATTCCCCGTGTGGTCTATCTTCGGCGGCTATCCCGGGCGATCCGGGTGGACGCGGATATCAGGTCGCGCCCCCTTCCGCCTGCTCACGCGCTCTGGCAGCCCAGAACCCAAACGTCGTAGCGCGCATCGTCCAGCGATGACAAAGCCGGTGAGGATGCGACCATCCAGCCGTCAAACAGTGTCGCGCCGCTGTTGCGGTCGGTGATGACCATCTGCGCATAGGCGTCAGAGTTCGGGTCATCGGTCGGATAGCGGCATTCGCCAAGCCGCACGGTCAGCCTGCCAACCTCTGCCGCCTCTCCGGGTGCGAGTTGGAGGTCACGGATATCGCTTGAGACCTTATCAAGGGCGCGCAGAATCGCGCCATTCCCACGGGTCGTCTGGATACCGTCCTGCGACAGAGCAGGAAAGCTGATGCTGACAGCCATCAGTGCGGCCGCGATAGTCGGTTTCATTCTGTGTCACTCGCTTGCGAATCGACGAATTTCATCATCAGCGACAAAAGGCTGACAGCGCCCTGCACATCCTCGATCTCGTCGCCGGGCGCAAGGTTATCGGGGCTGCCGCCCGGCTGAAGTTCAAGATAAGCGCCTCCCAGCAGGCCATCCGATTGAATGATCGCGGCGGAATCAGCGGGCAGGACGACACCGTCACGAAGGCGAAGTTGCGCTTCTGCCAGATAGGTTTCCGGGTTCAGCGAAATCTCCGTGACCCGTCCGACCGGCACGCCAGCCATTCGGATCTCTGATCCCTTCTCGATCCCTTCGACATTGGGAAATGCGGCCATCAGATCATAGCCGCCGCCCGGCATCAGCCGCGGACCGGCTGCGAGGATCAGGAAACCTGCCGCAACCGCCAGCACCAGACCGCCGGCGATGAACTCTGCCCGGCTGTCATCGCTCATGTCAGGCTCATTGATCGGGTTGCCACGCGTCGTAATCGCTGCGCGGCGCAGGGTCGGCGCGGTAGACAGAAGATTGCGGCCGGTAAGCCTGCGGCGTGCCGGTCATGTTCATCTGGCTGGGCAATTCCCATGCGCGACGCTGGAACGGTTCCTTGGTTGGCGGTTCCTTGAAGGTGTGATGCAGCCAGCCATGCCATTCGACGGGCACGCGACTTGCTTCGGATTCGCCGTTATAGATCACCCAGCGGCGATTACCCTTCTTGGATTGGTAATAGACATTACCCTGATCGTCTTCCCCGACCTTCTCGCCATAAAGCGCAGTCCAGACCTGCGTGTTCAGGGTCTGCCCCCGCCACCAGGTCAGAATACGATCAACGATCCACATGGGCGAACTCCTTCGGGTCTCTTGCCTTGTCTATGCCGCAAACCGAGGGATTGGTCCAGTAGCGGCGGAACTGTGATAAGATTGATGCGTTGCGACTCGGGGGTTGACGATGCGTTATTATCAAGGCCGTCTGCTGGACCATATCCATTTGCGAGTGCGCAATTTCAATGCGTCGCGCGAATTCTATCAGGCCGTTCTGGATGCTCTGGGCCGCACCGACTGCACCGGCTTTGGCCGCG contains the following coding sequences:
- the accC gene encoding acetyl-CoA carboxylase biotin carboxylase subunit yields the protein MFDKILIANRGEIALRVIRAAREMGIQSVAVHSAADTNAMHVRMADESVCIGPNQSSESYLNPAAIIAACEITGAQAVHPGYGFLSENAAFAQMLDDHDITFIGPKAEHIRIMGDKITAKETAKELGIPVVPGSEGGVNDVDDAKRVAAEIGYPVIIKATAGGGGRGMKVASDEKGLEVAFRTARSEAKAAFGNPDVYIEKYLQKPRHIEIQVFGDGKGNAVYLGERDCSLQRRHQKVLEEAPGPSISAEERERIGTICADAMKKLGYIGAGTIEFLYEDGEFYFIEMNTRLQVEHPVTEAIYGVDLVREQIRVAAGEPMELVQDDLAINGHSIEVRINAEKLPNFSPSPGKITQFHAPGGLGVRMDSAIYDGYVIPPYYDSLIGKLIVHGRDRPEALARLNRALSELIIDGVDNTTPLFHALLQEPDIQTGNYSIHWLERWLSENAPA
- the aat gene encoding leucyl/phenylalanyl-tRNA--protein transferase, with the translated sequence MLWGYANGIFPMASSADDPALHWCEPSERGILPIGGVHISRSMRRHLRQSGWRAKLNGEFSAVVSACANRDETWINGELFRLYGALHDMGRAHSLEVRLGRELVGGVFGLTIGGAFFGESMFSAQKNGSKAALIWLSAHLEACGFTLFDTQYPTPHLTSMGGKVIPRVVYLRRLSRAIRVDADIRSRPLPPAHALWQPRTQTS
- a CDS encoding DUF2155 domain-containing protein, which produces MKPTIAAALMAVSISFPALSQDGIQTTRGNGAILRALDKVSSDIRDLQLAPGEAAEVGRLTVRLGECRYPTDDPNSDAYAQMVITDRNSGATLFDGWMVASSPALSSLDDARYDVWVLGCQSA
- a CDS encoding outer membrane lipid asymmetry maintenance protein MlaD, which produces MSDDSRAEFIAGGLVLAVAAGFLILAAGPRLMPGGGYDLMAAFPNVEGIEKGSEIRMAGVPVGRVTEISLNPETYLAEAQLRLRDGVVLPADSAAIIQSDGLLGGAYLELQPGGSPDNLAPGDEIEDVQGAVSLLSLMMKFVDSQASDTE
- a CDS encoding NADH:ubiquinone oxidoreductase subunit NDUFA12, which produces MWIVDRILTWWRGQTLNTQVWTALYGEKVGEDDQGNVYYQSKKGNRRWVIYNGESEASRVPVEWHGWLHHTFKEPPTKEPFQRRAWELPSQMNMTGTPQAYRPQSSVYRADPAPRSDYDAWQPDQ